In Perca fluviatilis chromosome 3, GENO_Pfluv_1.0, whole genome shotgun sequence, the following proteins share a genomic window:
- the LOC120556481 gene encoding myb-related transcription factor, partner of profilin-like: MDLPTGKRKRKLKFSEEEINILVHEVTANLNILQGRTSTPSEKNAIWITITNKINSLSSTRREVEEVKKRWQDIKRRTKEKVAYNRAQSRRTGSGPPEIDTLTTTEEVVQQTLVAEQVEGVDGIDTAEVSVEIEALGEPLAPPGLSQPPVQPASSQRPARRIDDIDEMLLTEQCAQTKALQHISGNVQQMNREMRRNNGQVKELVSAMNGLARAVTRLCRHQQQTNDCLRTIAAGMVGGLQGTSGVLSTPAASTCAASTSAPPTPVPSSMAQSAPFTPVTHEPLPAKSMPTRVLRKRKRPN; the protein is encoded by the exons ATGGATCTTCCTACGGGAAAAAGAAAGCGCAAGCTTAAATTTAGTGAAGAAGAAATTAACATCTTAGTGCATGAAGTAACCGCAAACCTGAACATATTACAGGGCAGAACATCCACACCCTcggaaaaaaatgcaatttggATTACCATAACAAATAAAATCAACTCGTTATCATCTACACGGAGAGAAGTGGAGGAGGTAAAAAAACGGTGGCAAGACATAAAGCGCAGGACAAAAGAGAAGGTTGCGTACAACCGGGCACAATCGAGGAGAACCGGTTCAGGTCCACCAGAAATAGACACGCTAACTACTACAGAAGAGGTGGTGCAGCAAACACTCGTTGCCGAACAGGTGGAAGGTGTTGACGGCATAGATACTGCTGAGGTCTCTGTAGAGATTGAAG CGTTAGGGGAACCACTTGCACCGCCTGGCCTGTCTCAGCCTCCTGTGCAACCTGCCTCGTCTCAGCGTCCTGCACGCAGGATAGATGATATTGATGAAATGCTGTTGACTGAGCAATGCGCCCAGACAAAGGCCCTTCAACATATATCTGGTAATGTGCAGCAGATGAACCGTGAAATGAGACGGAATAACGGGCAGGTAAAGGAACTGGTTAGTGCAATGAATGGATTGGCCAGGGCAGTAACCAGATTATGTCGTCACCAGCAACAGACCAACGACTGCCTAAGGACCATTGCTGCAGGCATGGTTGGTGGTCTGCAGGGGACCTCTGGCGTCTTATCCACACCTGCAGCATCCACATGTGCAGCCTCCACGTCTGCGCCACCTACACCTGTGCCATCCAGCATGGCACAATCCGCGCCATTCACCCCAGTGACACATGAGCCTCTTCCAGCCAAATCTATGCCCACACGTGTtctaagaaaaagaaaaaggcctAACTAA